In one Dermacentor variabilis isolate Ectoservices chromosome 4, ASM5094787v1, whole genome shotgun sequence genomic region, the following are encoded:
- the LOC142578312 gene encoding uncharacterized protein LOC142578312 — MKCVIETYLSFMRCVPNFFDKLNALFQHRKNIIAELQTETARAASLHALKLASKMKYEAHKFAMKCFIKQLSSRSRKGSSFPEVNLIAPALCVEARVELPVLPVLRTRHAYLLLDPENIEQEWRSLPSYFTSHEKDPLKNKE, encoded by the exons ATGAAATGCGTCATTGAAACTTATCTAAGCTTCATGAGATGTGTTCCGAACTTCTTCGACAAGCTCAATGCACTTTTTCAGCACCGTAAGAATATAATAGCAGAGCTCCAAACAGAAA CTGCAAGAGCTGCATCGCTGCATGCATTGAAGCTGGCAAGCAAAATGAAGTACGAGGCCCATAAGTTTGCAATGAAATGTTTTATCAAACAGCTGTCCTCGAGGTCAAGAAAAGGCTCGTCTTTTCCCGAGGTCAACTTAATAGCGCCAGCTCTCTGTGTGGAGGCCAGAGTAGAGTTGCCTGTGCTGCCCGTACTTCGTACGCGTCATGCTTACTTGCTGCTTGACCCGGAAAATATTGAACAAGAGTGGCGAAGTCTCCCGTCCTACTTTACCAGCCACGAGAAGGACCCactgaaaaataaagaataa
- the LOC142578313 gene encoding solute carrier family 2, facilitated glucose transporter member 8-like encodes METVYNLLSKFLLCVRFIVAHLGGHWQHPGLLAPAPTSFAARSVHITRSPETWLGSVLTVAALVTSLVSGFLIERFGRVRPIQLSSLGYVGGCLCIALRNASLPWMFAGLVLTGFCCGLVSLAVPVFAAEISPPHVRGLLGSGVQFAITLGVLASFVDGKWLD; translated from the exons ATGGAGACAGTGTACAACCTACTTTCGAA ATTTCTACTATGTGTCCGGTTCATCGTCGCCCACCTCGGTGGCCATTGGCAGCATCCTGGGCTACTCGCACCGGCGCCGACCAGCTTTGCGGCCCGCAGCGTCCACATCACGCGCTCCCCGGAGACTTGGTTGGGCTCGGTGCTCACCGTGGCCGCCCTCGTGACCAGCCTGGTGAGCGGCTTCCTCATCGAGCGCTTCGGACGCGTGCGGCCCATCCAGCTGTCGTCGCTGGGGTACGTGGGCGGCTGCCTCTGCATCGCGCTGCGCAACGCCAGCCTTCCGTGGATGTTCGCGGGTCTCGTGCTCACCGGCTTCTGCTGCGGACTCGTCTCGCTCGCGGTTCCCGTGTTTGCGGCCGAGATCAGCCCACCTCATGTTCGCGGACTCCTGGGTTCGGGCGTCCAGTTTGCCATCACCCTGGGTGTGCTGGCCTCCTTCGTCGACGGCAAGTGGCTCGACTAG
- the LOC142578314 gene encoding solute carrier family 2, facilitated glucose transporter member 8-like has product MIKRLLGKTESKKEDFYLGRLHYRFDAGSVQPARFLLCVQFIVACLGGDWKRPAILAPGLASVAARSTHLLRFRKTWLGSVLTVAALAGSLVSGFLIERFGRVRPIQLSSLGFVGGCLCIALCNASLPWMFAGRVLTGFWCGLVSLAVPVFVAEISPPHVRGLLGFGVQLAITLGVLVAFVDGKWLDWLAPLCCVPRAPCSWPSPRTPPPSPSAGW; this is encoded by the exons ATGATCAAGCGGCTTCTGGGCAAGACTGAGAGCAAGAAAGAGGACTTCTATTTGGGCCGTCTCCACTACAGG TTCGATGCTGGGAGTGTTCAACCTGCCCGCTTTCTACTATGTGTCCAGTTCATCGTCGCTTGCCTCGGCGGCGATTGGAAGCGTCCTGCCATACTCGCACCGGGGCTGGCCAGCGTGGCAGCCCGCAGCACCCACTTACTGCGCTTCCGGAAGACTTGGTTGGGCTCCGTGCTCACAGTGGCCGCCCTCGCGGGCAGCCTCGTGAGCGGCTTCCTCATCGAGCGCTTCGGACGCGTGCGGCCCATCCAGCTGTCGTCACTGGGCTTCGTGGGCGGCTGCCTCTGCATCGCGCTGTGCAACGCCAGCCTTCCGTGGATGTTCGCGGGTCGCGTGCTCACCGGCTTCTGGTGCGGCCTCGTCTCGCTCGCGGTTCCCGTGTTTGTGGCCGAGATCAGCCCGCCTCACGTTCGCGGCCTCCTGGGCTTCGGCGTGCAGTTGGCCATCACGCTGGGCGTGCTGGTCGCCTTCGTCGACGGCAAGTGGCTCGACTGGCTGGCCCCGCTATGCTGTGTACCGCGTGCCCCGTGCTCATGGCCGTCTCCACGGACTCCCCCGCCGAGTCCCTCCGCTGGCTGGTGA